In Candidatus Methylomirabilota bacterium, a single genomic region encodes these proteins:
- a CDS encoding TRAP transporter large permease → MSVIAVTALIFVLLMALILVRTPIAVAMAVAGVLGTVVISGWSTALATIRQGPFERATSYTLVVIPLFVLMGYLSSQAGLSRSLFQAANVWLGHLRGGLAMATVVGCAGFGAICGSSLATGATMATVSLPEMRRYKYADSLATGSVAAGGTLGIMIPPSIIFVLYGIMTEQSIGKLLLAGVVPGIVETALFCVAIAIETAIYPALGAPGPRATVRERLLAVRDVWEVLVLFLIVIGGLYAGLATPVESAAFGCVGALCFGVVKRTLIWTGLLRALDETVRTTAMIFLIIIGADLFGYFMALSQTPLALAAWLVSLKVGPVVVIWIIIVVYLVLGCLMDELAMILLTVPIFFPVVMALGFDPIWFGVMIVAVVQFGLIAPPVALNVFVIAGIAKDVPIATIFRGIMPFLAAMLVLMILLTAWPDLALILPRHMK, encoded by the coding sequence ATGAGCGTCATTGCCGTCACGGCCTTGATCTTCGTGCTGCTCATGGCCCTGATCCTGGTCAGGACGCCCATCGCGGTGGCCATGGCTGTGGCCGGGGTGCTCGGCACCGTGGTCATCAGCGGCTGGTCCACCGCGCTCGCCACCATCCGTCAGGGGCCCTTCGAGCGCGCGACGTCGTACACGCTGGTGGTGATCCCGCTCTTCGTGCTGATGGGCTATCTCTCCTCGCAGGCCGGGCTCAGCCGGAGTCTCTTCCAGGCCGCCAATGTATGGCTCGGACATCTGCGCGGGGGGCTGGCCATGGCCACCGTGGTGGGCTGCGCCGGCTTCGGGGCCATCTGTGGCTCCTCGCTCGCCACGGGGGCGACCATGGCCACCGTTTCCCTGCCGGAGATGCGCCGTTACAAGTACGCCGACAGTCTCGCCACGGGTTCGGTGGCCGCGGGCGGTACCCTCGGCATCATGATCCCCCCGAGCATCATCTTCGTCCTCTACGGGATCATGACCGAGCAATCCATCGGCAAGCTCTTGCTGGCTGGCGTGGTACCGGGCATCGTGGAGACGGCGCTCTTCTGCGTGGCCATCGCCATCGAGACGGCGATCTATCCGGCCCTGGGGGCACCGGGCCCGCGCGCGACCGTCCGCGAGCGCCTCCTCGCTGTCCGTGACGTGTGGGAAGTGCTGGTGCTCTTCCTGATCGTGATCGGGGGTCTCTATGCGGGGCTGGCCACCCCCGTCGAGTCGGCGGCTTTCGGATGTGTGGGTGCGCTCTGCTTCGGCGTGGTCAAGCGGACGCTGATCTGGACCGGGCTCCTCCGCGCTCTCGACGAGACGGTCCGCACCACGGCGATGATCTTCCTCATCATCATCGGGGCCGACCTCTTCGGCTACTTCATGGCCCTGTCCCAGACTCCGCTGGCCCTGGCCGCCTGGCTGGTGTCCTTGAAGGTGGGCCCCGTGGTGGTCATCTGGATCATCATCGTGGTGTATCTGGTCCTCGGCTGCTTGATGGACGAGCTGGCCATGATCCTGCTCACCGTCCCGATCTTCTTTCCCGTGGTGATGGCGCTCGGCTTCGATCCGATCTGGTTCGGCGTGATGATCGTGGCCGTGGTTCAGTTCGGGCTCATCGCTCCCCCCGTGGCCCTGAACGTCTTCGTCATCGCCGGCATCGCGAAGGACGTGCCCATCGCCACGATCTTCCGGGGCATCATGCCGTTCCTCGCCGCCATGCTCGTCCTCATGATCCTGCTCACGGCTTGGCCCGACCTCGCCCTCATCCTCCCCCGTCACATGAAGTAG
- a CDS encoding cupin domain-containing protein, with product MNPAMTTRDANLPAEYSAGLDRLALAPLWTALHVLLPQERVTEAVPHRWRWAEMRGPLLEAARLVPLDQAERRVLVLRNPGLGGAYAVTATLFAGLQIILPGEAAPSHHHTPAALRLIVEGRGAFTTVDGIKCAMEPGDLIITPPMRWHDHGHEGSEPVIWLDGLDIPLVRSFEAAWASKMRPAVVPATATDSSQDEFTAAGVLPRASRYEDTGYPQVRWPWTTVRRALEAMAAAAPADQPIVLRYVNPQTGTFPLRTIGCEAQWLRPGEATRAERRTGSGVYHVIEGHGESRIGDETLTWEQGDCVVAPPWHWIHHKNLSPSAPACLFHFNDEPALRSLGLWQEEVRA from the coding sequence GTGAACCCTGCCATGACGACGCGCGACGCGAACCTCCCCGCCGAATATTCGGCGGGGCTCGACCGACTCGCCCTCGCCCCGCTGTGGACCGCCCTTCACGTCCTGCTGCCACAGGAGCGCGTGACAGAGGCGGTACCCCATCGCTGGCGTTGGGCCGAGATGCGCGGACCGCTTCTCGAGGCCGCGCGTCTCGTCCCGCTCGATCAGGCCGAGCGTCGCGTTCTCGTTCTCCGCAATCCAGGGCTCGGTGGCGCCTACGCGGTGACGGCAACGCTCTTCGCCGGGCTGCAGATCATCCTGCCGGGGGAGGCGGCCCCGAGCCATCACCATACTCCGGCAGCCCTCCGGCTCATCGTCGAGGGCCGGGGGGCCTTCACCACCGTGGACGGCATCAAGTGCGCGATGGAGCCGGGTGACCTCATCATCACGCCGCCCATGCGCTGGCACGATCATGGCCACGAGGGAAGCGAGCCCGTGATCTGGCTCGACGGTCTCGACATCCCGCTGGTGAGGAGCTTCGAGGCGGCCTGGGCATCCAAGATGCGGCCGGCTGTCGTCCCGGCGACGGCGACTGACTCCTCGCAGGACGAGTTCACCGCCGCGGGCGTGTTGCCGCGCGCCTCTCGCTACGAGGACACGGGCTACCCGCAGGTGCGCTGGCCGTGGACCACCGTGCGCCGGGCCCTCGAGGCCATGGCGGCCGCCGCTCCCGCTGATCAGCCCATCGTGCTCCGCTACGTCAATCCGCAGACCGGCACCTTCCCGCTCCGCACCATCGGCTGCGAGGCCCAGTGGCTTCGGCCGGGCGAAGCGACCCGCGCCGAGCGCCGCACGGGCAGCGGGGTCTACCACGTGATCGAAGGGCACGGGGAAAGTCGCATCGGCGACGAGACCCTCACCTGGGAGCAGGGCGACTGTGTGGTGGCGCCGCCGTGGCACTGGATCCACCACAAGAACCTCTCGCCATCGGCGCCGGCCTGTCTCTTCCACTTCAATGACGAGCCGGCGCTCCGGTCGCTGGGGCTCTGGCAGGAGGAGGTCCGCGCATGA
- a CDS encoding homogentisate 1,2-dioxygenase, giving the protein MEKFEYFSGVPEVGIVPRAPHAGPLLRHVYEQELGRGGFAGKVTHTYHLYPPNNWLPDETLTLEGGTWAPHWDSPLRDVGGTHHALGTIEPAATGDVYQGMARLIANATVAMNVTAPGASMDYFFEHHGATLIFFIHQGSGTLETLLGPIAYRRGDFLIVPKGLTHRFELGPGPHYYWVYESFTGDPEKAEAVTTGQFLTHSRSDYKFPRSLETRNEAGRFEIVSKVGGSYTRRVHPTHPFDVVGWRGTYLPYRFAVEDVRPLVADRSHVPPSGHTVFILPGCYICVFTVRSAEKEGLWVPFFHKNLDYCETLGYHSGQFFSRGGVFTEGMVSVHPVGLPHGPHPTALKALLDGKRPERFEEVGIMADFANPAQISDFARGISRPDYMKTWSGYVSDPRFQHSPTRLGEVQAAAESVADVRDVLRPKGSEGEAGSL; this is encoded by the coding sequence GTGGAGAAATTCGAATACTTCAGCGGGGTCCCCGAAGTGGGCATCGTCCCCCGGGCGCCGCATGCCGGCCCGCTCCTCCGCCATGTCTACGAGCAGGAGCTGGGACGCGGCGGCTTCGCGGGCAAGGTGACGCACACCTATCATCTCTACCCGCCCAACAATTGGCTGCCCGACGAGACCTTGACGCTCGAGGGCGGCACGTGGGCGCCCCACTGGGATTCGCCGCTCCGTGACGTGGGGGGCACGCATCACGCGCTCGGCACCATCGAGCCTGCGGCCACGGGCGACGTCTATCAGGGCATGGCGAGGCTGATCGCCAACGCCACGGTGGCCATGAACGTGACGGCGCCCGGGGCGTCCATGGACTACTTCTTCGAGCATCATGGCGCCACCCTCATCTTTTTCATCCATCAGGGCTCGGGGACGCTGGAGACCCTCCTGGGTCCCATCGCGTATCGTCGCGGGGATTTCCTCATCGTGCCGAAGGGGCTGACGCACCGCTTCGAGCTGGGTCCCGGTCCGCACTACTACTGGGTCTACGAGAGCTTCACGGGGGACCCGGAAAAGGCCGAGGCCGTGACCACCGGCCAGTTCCTGACGCATAGCCGGAGCGACTACAAGTTCCCCCGCTCGCTCGAGACGCGCAACGAGGCGGGGCGCTTCGAGATCGTGTCCAAGGTGGGCGGGAGCTACACGCGGCGCGTGCACCCGACGCACCCCTTCGACGTGGTCGGCTGGCGCGGCACGTATCTGCCCTACCGCTTCGCGGTGGAAGACGTCCGTCCCCTGGTGGCGGACCGCTCGCACGTGCCGCCCTCGGGGCATACCGTGTTCATCCTGCCCGGCTGCTACATCTGCGTCTTCACCGTGCGCTCCGCGGAGAAGGAAGGGCTGTGGGTACCTTTCTTCCACAAGAACCTGGACTACTGCGAGACGCTCGGCTATCACTCCGGCCAGTTCTTCAGCCGGGGGGGCGTCTTCACCGAAGGCATGGTTTCCGTCCACCCGGTGGGGTTGCCTCATGGCCCGCATCCCACCGCCCTCAAGGCCCTGCTCGACGGCAAGCGCCCGGAGCGCTTCGAGGAAGTGGGAATCATGGCCGACTTCGCGAACCCTGCTCAGATCTCCGATTTCGCGCGGGGGATCTCGCGCCCCGACTACATGAAGACCTGGTCGGGCTATGTGTCCGACCCGCGCTTCCAGCACAGCCCGACGCGCCTCGGAGAAGTCCAGGCGGCCGCCGAGAGCGTGGCCGACGTGCGCGACGTGCTCAGGCCCAAGGGCTCGGAGGGCGAGGCAGGCTCGCTCTGA
- a CDS encoding TRAP transporter substrate-binding protein: MTRTARVAAALLAGAWLAAPGPAPAQEIKLKLSHFLPAAHNHHANVIVPWVEEVKKKTNGRVEITVFPGASLCKPPQQYDCAKSGIADMAWGVTGWTPGRFPLSSVIELPYMHRTAAVGSQMLADLWPKYLAKEYDDVYVLYMHVHPAGHIHTHSKLVRTLDDFKGMKIRTPTAVVGDILDTLGATKVGMPATQIYEAMSNKVVDGFGMPFEALPPFKLIEVSRYHTEVGMYSTAFAMFMNKAKLDALPPDVKKVLIETTSAQSGYWRKVGESWDKAEIVGRKAVVDQKGEIYTLPKDERKRWRDAVKTLDEKWMAELEAKKLPGKALLQEARALSTKYGEAE, from the coding sequence ATGACGAGGACGGCACGGGTCGCCGCGGCCCTACTGGCGGGAGCGTGGCTGGCGGCCCCCGGTCCCGCGCCCGCTCAGGAGATAAAGCTCAAGCTCTCGCACTTCCTCCCCGCGGCTCACAACCACCATGCCAACGTGATCGTGCCGTGGGTGGAAGAGGTCAAGAAGAAGACCAATGGGCGAGTGGAGATCACCGTCTTTCCGGGCGCATCGCTGTGCAAGCCGCCCCAGCAATACGACTGCGCCAAGTCCGGCATCGCCGACATGGCCTGGGGCGTGACGGGGTGGACCCCAGGACGATTTCCCCTGTCGAGCGTCATCGAGCTGCCCTACATGCACCGGACGGCCGCGGTGGGCTCGCAGATGCTGGCCGATCTCTGGCCGAAATACCTCGCCAAGGAGTACGACGACGTCTACGTGCTGTACATGCACGTGCATCCGGCCGGGCACATCCACACTCACTCCAAGCTCGTCCGCACGCTCGACGACTTCAAAGGAATGAAGATCCGGACGCCCACGGCCGTGGTGGGCGACATCCTGGACACCCTGGGCGCCACCAAGGTCGGCATGCCCGCCACCCAGATCTACGAGGCCATGTCCAACAAGGTGGTGGATGGCTTCGGCATGCCCTTCGAGGCCCTGCCGCCCTTCAAGCTCATCGAGGTGTCGAGGTACCACACCGAGGTGGGCATGTACAGCACCGCCTTCGCCATGTTCATGAACAAGGCCAAGCTCGACGCGCTGCCCCCCGACGTGAAGAAGGTCCTCATCGAGACCACCTCCGCGCAGAGCGGGTACTGGCGCAAGGTCGGCGAGTCCTGGGACAAGGCCGAGATCGTCGGCCGCAAAGCCGTGGTCGACCAGAAGGGCGAGATCTACACCTTGCCCAAGGACGAGCGCAAGCGCTGGCGCGACGCGGTGAAGACGCTCGATGAGAAGTGGATGGCCGAGCTCGAGGCCAAGAAGCTGCCCGGCAAGGCGCTGCTCCAGGAGGCCCGCGCGCTCTCCACCAAGTACGGCGAGGCCGAGTAG
- a CDS encoding alpha/beta hydrolase has product MACGEARALEVNGLRLRLWEWGGSGAPALLLHSLAAHSHWWDWTAPLLATRFSVMALDLRGHGESGWAEPAAYHASDYAGDIVPVLDHLGWEAPLVIGHSLGGYVGAWLAAHHTDRVGALVIADTMTQWSEDETAWALRQSERPGPEFANPVEAGARYRLSPPETAATAERLRHLGEAAVVERAAGVWQYAFDRKVFAQARPDAWSILPKIACPTLVVRGEGSGIMDRAAMLRVATTVQRGQFAELKGAWHHLVLDDPARFVSLVTDWIERAKPAAAARRV; this is encoded by the coding sequence ATGGCCTGCGGCGAAGCCCGCGCTCTCGAGGTCAACGGGCTTCGCCTCAGGCTCTGGGAGTGGGGCGGCTCCGGCGCGCCCGCTCTTCTCCTTCACTCGCTGGCCGCTCACAGCCACTGGTGGGACTGGACGGCGCCGCTCCTCGCCACCCGCTTCTCGGTGATGGCGCTCGATCTTCGCGGCCATGGCGAAAGCGGCTGGGCCGAGCCGGCCGCGTATCACGCCTCCGACTATGCCGGCGACATCGTGCCCGTGCTCGACCACCTTGGCTGGGAGGCGCCGCTCGTCATCGGGCATTCGCTGGGTGGCTATGTCGGCGCCTGGCTGGCCGCCCATCACACCGACAGGGTGGGCGCCCTCGTCATCGCCGATACCATGACCCAGTGGTCGGAAGACGAGACGGCCTGGGCGCTCAGACAGTCCGAGCGACCCGGTCCAGAGTTCGCCAATCCTGTCGAAGCGGGCGCCCGTTACCGACTGTCGCCCCCCGAGACCGCGGCCACCGCGGAGCGTTTGCGCCACCTCGGCGAGGCCGCCGTGGTCGAGCGTGCCGCCGGAGTCTGGCAGTATGCCTTCGATCGCAAGGTGTTTGCCCAGGCAAGACCCGACGCCTGGTCCATCCTGCCCAAGATCGCCTGTCCCACGCTGGTCGTGCGCGGCGAAGGCAGCGGGATCATGGACCGCGCCGCGATGCTTCGTGTCGCCACTACCGTGCAGCGCGGTCAGTTCGCCGAGCTCAAGGGCGCCTGGCATCATCTCGTCCTCGACGATCCTGCCCGCTTCGTCTCCCTGGTGACGGACTGGATCGAGCGGGCCAAGCCGGCGGCCGCCGCCCGCCGTGTGTAG
- a CDS encoding TRAP transporter small permease subunit has product MVAALLTVERVALTWSRRLALAGGWVLLALSVVTVLDALLRKLLNRPIQGTFEATELLLAVVIFSAMAYTVLTDGHVVLDLFTNRLSARAQSIVIGLNALFIAAVLAILAYELGVLAAEYGRTARTTITMRIPVFPVAAVVVASAWLAALGALIQALAAFARAALPRAGRASDRRA; this is encoded by the coding sequence ATGGTAGCCGCGCTCCTGACGGTCGAGCGGGTCGCCCTGACGTGGAGCCGCCGCCTGGCCCTGGCCGGCGGCTGGGTCCTGCTCGCCCTCTCCGTCGTCACCGTTCTCGACGCGCTCTTGCGCAAGCTCCTCAACCGGCCCATTCAGGGCACCTTCGAGGCCACGGAGCTGCTGCTCGCCGTCGTCATCTTCTCGGCCATGGCGTATACCGTTCTCACCGACGGCCACGTCGTGCTCGATCTGTTCACCAACCGCCTGTCCGCCCGGGCGCAGTCCATCGTCATCGGGCTGAACGCCCTCTTCATCGCCGCCGTTCTGGCCATCCTGGCCTATGAGCTGGGCGTGCTCGCCGCCGAGTACGGCCGGACGGCGCGGACGACCATCACCATGCGGATTCCCGTGTTCCCCGTGGCCGCGGTCGTGGTGGCCAGCGCCTGGCTCGCGGCGCTCGGCGCGCTGATTCAGGCCCTGGCGGCTTTTGCCCGGGCGGCCCTGCCCAGAGCCGGCAGGGCCTCGGACCGAAGGGCATGA